Proteins from a genomic interval of Oncorhynchus nerka isolate Pitt River linkage group LG13, Oner_Uvic_2.0, whole genome shotgun sequence:
- the LOC115139952 gene encoding 4-hydroxyphenylpyruvate dioxygenase-like, protein MTTYTDRGEHHDHGKFICFDHITFWVGNAKQAASYYCNKLGFEPLAYQGLETGCRDVVSHVVKQGKIMYVFASALNPGNKEMGEHLVKHGDGARDIAFTVENCDYLVQKARERGAIIVKEPYVLEDNYGRVKLAVLQTYGDTTHTFVERTAYKGLFLPGFHPPLHRDPLLAKLPSGLLNFIDHVVGNQPDGEMVPVVEWYQKNLLFHRFWSVDDKQLQTDFSSLRSIVVANYEETVKMPINEPAMGKRKSQIQEYVEYYGGPGVQHIAMNTSDIITAIRNLKERGMEFMCVPDTYYQLLRKNLQHSQVRITEDLDILEELKILVDFDDSGYLLQIFTKPVQDRPTVFLEVIQRHNHQGFGAGNFKALFEAIEADQNARGNLTILNPNGVSNHI, encoded by the exons ATG ACTACCTACACAGACAGAGGTGAACAT CACGACCATGGCAAGTTCATCTGTTTCGACCACATCACATTCTGGGTTGGAAATGCCAAACAG GCAGCATCTTACTATTGTAACAAGCTTGGATTTGAACCGTTGGCCTACCAGGGTTTAGAGACAGGCTGCCGTGATGTGGTGTCTCATGTGGTCAAACAAGGCAAG ATTATGTATGTATTCGCGTCCGCCCTCAATCCTGGAAACAAAG AAATGGGGGAGCATTtggtgaagcatggggatggcgCCAGGGACATTGCATTCACTGTGGAGAACTGTGATTACCTTGTGCAG AAAGCCAGAGAGCGTGGTGCCATCATAGTGAAAGAGCCGTATGTATTGGAGGACAATTATGGCAGGGTTAAGCTAGCTGTTCTCCAGACG TATggggacacaacacacacatttgTGGAGAGGACAGCCTACAAAGGGCTTTTCCTCCCAGGgttccatcctcctctccaccgggACCCCTTGTTGGCCAAGCT acccagtggattactgaacttCATTGACCATGTTGTGGGGAACCAGCCGGATGGTGAGATGGTGCCTGTGGTGGAATG GTACCAGAAGAACCTGCTCTTCCACCGGTTCTGGTCGGTGGATGACAAGCAGCTGCAGACAGATTTCAGTTCACTGCGCTCCATCGTTGTGGCCAATTATGAAGAGACAGTGAAGATGCCCATTAATGAGCCAGCCATGGGAAAACGCAAGTCCCAGATCCAG GAGTATGTGGAATACTACGGTGGCCCAGGTGTCCAGCACATCGCCATGAACACATCAGACATCATCACTGCA ATCCGTAACCTGAAGGAGCGTGGCATGGAGTTCATGTGTGTGCCAGACACCTACTACCAGCTGCTGAGAAAGAATCTCCAACACTCCCAAGTCAGGATCACTGAGGACCTGGACATTCTGGAG GAGCTGAAGATCTTAGTAGATTTTGATGACAGTGGCTACCTGCTCCAGATCTTCACCAAGCCTGTTCAGGACCGTCCCACAGTGTTTCTGGAGGTCATTCAGAGACACAACCATCAG GGCTTTGGTGCAGGCAACTTCAAGGCTCTTTTCGAAGCCATCGAGGCAGACCAGAATGCTAGAGGGAACTTGACTATCCTGAACCCTAATGGTGTGTCTAACCATATTTGA